In Rana temporaria chromosome 3, aRanTem1.1, whole genome shotgun sequence, a single window of DNA contains:
- the WNT16 gene encoding protein Wnt-16: MEKGTSLGLCHLCVLLTLFMVIFPCSHGNWMWLGVTSFGVPEKLGCSNLPLSARQKDMCKKKPYLLSSIREGARLGIQECRNQFKHERWNCSIAPALYTTSSSLSLSFLSSSLASAHSIFGYELTSGTKETAFISAVTAAGLVHSVTRSCSAGNMTECSCDTSLQNGGSASEGWHWGGCSDDLHYGMWFSRKFLDAPYKNSSESDILSAMHLHNNEAGRVAVAKLMTVDCRCHGVSGSCAVKTCWKSMSSFEKIGNYLKDKYENSIQISDRLKRKVRRKEKNHRKIPIRKEDLVYTNRSPNYCVEDQKLGISGTHGRECNRTSEGADGCNLLCCGRGYNTHVVRHVERCECKFVWCCYVRCRRCESMTDVHTCK; encoded by the exons GTGGCTTGGTGTTACATCTTTTGGTGTTCCAGAGAAGTTGGGTTGTTCCAACCTTCCTCTAAGTGCCCGACAGAAAGACATGTGTAAGAAGAAGCCATACTTGTTATCATCCATCCGGGAGGGAGCCAGACTAGGAATTCAAGAGTGTAGGAACCAATTCAAGCATGAAAGATGGAACTGCTCTATTGCACCAGCTTTATATACTACTAGTTCTTCCTTGTCCCTTTCTTTTCTGTCATCATCATTAGCATCAGCTCATTCAATCTTCGGCTATGAGTTAACCAGTG GTACCAAGGAAACAGCATTCATCTCAGCAGTGACAGCGGCAGGTCTGGTGCATTCTGTGACCCGGTCGTGCAGTGCTGGCAATATGACGGAATGCTCATGTGACACAAGTCTTCAGAATGGTGGCTCAGCCAGTGAAGGCTGGCACTGGGGAGGATGTTCAGATGATCTGCATTATGGAATGTGGTTCAGCAGGAAATTCCTGGATGCCCCTTATAAAAACTCTTCTGAGTCCGATATACTTAGTGCAATGCACCTACATAATAATGAAGCTGGGAGAGTG GCAGTGGCTAAGCTTATGACAGTGGATTGTCGCTGTCATGGAGTCTCTGGGTCCTGTGCTGTAAAAACTTGCTGGAAATCCATGTCTTCATTTGAAAAGATTGGCAATTACCTGAAGGATAAATATGAGAACAGTATCCAGATATCCGACAGACTGAAACGAAAGGTTCGAAGGAAAGAGAAGAACCATCGAAAGATTCCCATCAGAAAAGAGGATCTTGTGTATACCAATCGTTCCCCAAACTACTGCGTGGAAGACCAGAAATTGGGCATTTCAGGAACTCATGGGAGGGAATGTAATCGTACTTCTGAGGGAGCGGATGGCTGTAATTTACTCTGCTGTGGGCGAGGATATAACACACATGTAGTTAGACATGTAGAAAGATGTGAGTGTAAATTTGTGTGGTGCTGCTATGTGCGCTGTAGGCGATGTGAGAGTATGACAGATGTCCACACCTGCAAATAA